The genomic segment GCTAGAGCGCCCGAAGGCCATTGATCACCTCGCGCAGAAGGTTCACGTCCGGCAGTTCGGCCGGCGGAACGGGTCGGGTCACCTGCACCAGCTCCTCCTCGACGAGATCGGCCACCAGGACCCGGACCACTCCCACCGGGAGGTCCAGGCCGGCGGCGAGCTCGGCGATCGACTGGGGCACGGCGCAGCAGAGTTCGACGATCTCCACGTGTTCCGGGGAGAGGGACGCGTCCCGGTCGGGGTCGTCGGCGGCGGGCTCGGGGACGACGACCGCTATCAGGTCGAGCCGGAGGCTGACCGCGCCGCCGGTGCGTCCGCGGGTCATCGCGTACGGGCGTACGACCGGTCCCGCGTCCGCGTCGAACCAGGGCAGGGGCCGGACGCCGGAGGCGGCGGCCGGCGATCCGGGGACGGCGTCCCGGGCCGGTTCTGCGCTCATGCCATCCCCTCACCCTCCGGCGGACGTACCGGACGTACGGGGTGCGTTGACCAGATGGGCCCCCACGCGCTTGACCATGAGCGTCATCTCGTACGCCACCTGGCCCACGTCGGAGTCCGCGTCGGCCAGTACGGCGAGACAGCTCCCGTCCCCGGCCGCGGTGACGAAGAGGAACGCCTCGTCGAGTTCGACGACGGTCTGGCGCACCTGGCCGGCGTCGAAGTGGCGGCCCACGCCCTTGGCCAGGCTGTGGAAGCCGGAGGCGACGGCGGCGAGGTGCTCGCCGTCCTCGCGGCTCAGGTCCCGGGAGGTGCCGGTGGCGAGGCCGTCCCGCGACAGGACCAGGGCCTGGCGGATGCTGGACACCCGGTCCACGAGTTCGTCGAGCAGCCAGTTGAGTTCGCCCGACCCCCTGCGTTCGGAGTCGTGTGCGGCGGCGTGCGGTGCGGTCATCGACCGTCCCCTCCCGGTGGTGTTCCTGGTCCTGAGTCGCCCGTGTCGGTCGTCTCGCCTGCGTTCTGCCGGCGTCCGCGCTGCCAGCCCCGCTGGAGCGAGGCCATGCGGTCGCGGACGTGTTCGGCCTCGCGCTGGATGTCGTCGCGTTCGAGGGCGGGAGGCTCCGGCTCGGTGCGGGCCTCCGTCTCCTCGCGGAGCTGCGGTACGAGGCTCGCCTGGCGGATGCGCCGGGGCAGGCCGCCGACGGTGTCCACGGAC from the Streptomyces sp. NBC_01335 genome contains:
- a CDS encoding roadblock/LC7 domain-containing protein, producing MTAPHAAAHDSERRGSGELNWLLDELVDRVSSIRQALVLSRDGLATGTSRDLSREDGEHLAAVASGFHSLAKGVGRHFDAGQVRQTVVELDEAFLFVTAAGDGSCLAVLADADSDVGQVAYEMTLMVKRVGAHLVNAPRTSGTSAGG
- a CDS encoding DUF742 domain-containing protein — its product is MSAEPARDAVPGSPAAASGVRPLPWFDADAGPVVRPYAMTRGRTGGAVSLRLDLIAVVVPEPAADDPDRDASLSPEHVEIVELCCAVPQSIAELAAGLDLPVGVVRVLVADLVEEELVQVTRPVPPAELPDVNLLREVINGLRAL